From the genome of Phycicoccus duodecadis:
GCGTCCTTGTAGGCGAAGCGGGTCAGACCCTGCTGCCGCTGGTTGTCGTTGACGAGGGTGAACTCGCCGCCGACCCAGAGGATGTCGTTGCCGACGGTGGCCATCTCCCGCGGGCCGTTGCCGTCGTCGGTCTGCGGGGTCCAGTTGAGCAGCTGGAAGTTGCCGTTGCTGGTGGGGACCTCGGCGCGCAGCTTGTAGCGACGCGAGGTCTCGGGGTCGGTGCTCTGGTACTGCTCCGGGAACCCGTCGACCATCTGGCCGCAGTTGTGCGAGTGCGACCCGGCGTAGACGACCCCGCGCAGCACGGCGATGGAGTGCGAGGCACCGAGACAGTTGTCGAAGTTCTTGCGCAGCCCCGTGGCGGGGTCGTAGACGTCGACGCCCTCGTTGATCGAGCCGCTGGCCTCGCCGGCGACGTAGATCAGGCCGTTGAAGACCTCGATGTCCTCGACCCACGCGGCGGAGTTGAAGTTGTTGGTGTCGTTGAACGAGACGCGCACCCCGGTGACCGGGTCGACGGCCGCGAGGCGCCGCGGGCCGGTGCCGTTGATGGTGTTGAAGTTGCCGCCCACGACGAGCTTGGAGCCGTCGGGGGTGAGCTTCATCTTGCGGACCGTGCTGTCGGCGGCCGGGGCGAACGGGAGGGTGTCGCCGGTGGTGCGGTTGAACGCGGCCAGGCGGGTGCGCACCGTGCTGTCGGACAGCTTGGTGAAGCTGCCGCCGACGTAGACGGTGCTGTCGCTGGCCGTGACCGACATGACGCGGCCGTACATCCCGACCTTGTAGCCGCCGGCGAGGTTGCCGGTGGCGGTGTCGAAGGCGGCCAGGCCGAGGCGCCACTGGCCGTTGACCTTGGTGAAGTCACCACCGAGGTAGAGCGTCTTGCCGTCGGGCGTGACGTCCATGTCCCAGACCGTGCCGCACTCGCGGGTGGTGCTGGTGACCTTGGGGCAGTTGGCGTCGGTGCTCGTCGACACGGTGCCCGAGACGATCGGGTTCCAGGGGAGCAGGTCCCCGGTGCGGGCGTCGAAGGCCGCGACGAAGCGACGCGCCACCTCCTGCGTGCCCGGTGCGGCACCCGGGGGGCGCACCGCGGTGAAGCTGCCGCCCACGTAGGCGACGTTGCCGACGACCTGGATGGCCCAGACCGTGCCGTTGGTCTGCCAGGTGGAGAGCGGGGTGGCGGTGAGCGTCTCGATCCCGGCGTCCAGGGCGGGTGCCTGGGCCGGGAGCGTGATGACCATCGATGCGGCCGCGAGCAGCACGCATGCGAGACGACGGATCATCGGGATCCTCCTACGGGGATGTTCCCGACGACTGCCGGGGAGTGGTGGCGCACGGCGGGCGGACGTGCCCGGTCGTGCTCGCGGGGCGCGGCGAGAGGCGCCCCACGGTGGCTGCCCGGCACGTGCGCCGGGAGCTGGTCGGTGGTCGCCGGGGCGACGGGGAGGTGGGCCTCGACCGCGGCGGGCAGCCCGGTGAGGTCGCGGTAGAGCGCGTCGAGCCGCTGGGCACCGGCCGACCAGTCGTGGGCCAGCCGGGCGCGCAGGACGACGGCCGCGCGGGCCGCCGTCTCGGCGAGCTCGGCGCGGGCCTCGACGGCGCCGGTGAGGGCCGCGGCCAGGGCCGCGGGGTCCTCGGGCCGCACGAACGTGGCGGGCGTGCCGGCCAGGGCCTGGCGCATCCCGCCGACGTCGGTGGCGACGACCGGGGCACCCATGGCCGCGGCCTCGAGCACCCCGAGCGACATGCCCTCGTAGCGCGACGGGGCGACGACGACGTCGGCCGCGGCGCACCACAGCAGCACGTCGCGGCGCGAGGCCGGGATGACGACCGTGGTGCCGGGCGGCAGCTGGTCGACCAGGGCCGGCGCGCCCTTCAGCGCGCCCACCAGCACGAGCACTCCGGGGCGGCCGGCACGCGCCCAGGCCTCGAACAGGACGTCCTGGCCCTTCTGGTGGCTGAGTCGCGCCGCGCAGACCACGACCGGGTCGCGGTGGGCGACACCCAGCGCGTCGCGGGCGGCGGCGCGGTCGGAGGGCGGGAGGTCGCGCGGGTCGATGACGTTGCCGAGCACCTCGGAGCGGGTGGCCTCGACCCCCGCATCGACGCCCTCGACGGCCTCGTCGTCGCCGCACAGCAGCAGCGCGTCGGTGCGCCCCACCGCCAGCCGCTCCCAGGACCGCGCGGCGCGGGAGACGACGCCCTCGGCGCCGTGCCAGCTCCAGGCGTGGGGGGTGAAGACGGTGGGTACGTCGAGCCGCAGCAGCCGCCCGGCGAGGCCGGCCTTGCTGCTGTGCAGGTGTACGAGGTCGGGGCGCTCGCGCCGCACGACCGCCGACAGCGCCCGCGCCTCGGCCACGGCGGAGCGGCCCGGGGAACGGGTCGCGTCCCAGCGGGTCCAGCGCCCGCCGGCCTCCCGCGCGGTGTACGGGAGGTCACCGCCGAGCGGGCTGGCGACGACGACGTCCCAGCCGCGCTCGGCGAGCATGCGCGTGTACCCCGTGACGGCCACCGCGACGCCGGCCGTGACCGGCTGCGACACGTGCAGGACCCGGGGGGCCCGGTCGGACGGCATCACATGGCACCCCGGCCCCAGAGCACGGCGGGGATGGTGAGGAGGAGGATCCGCAGGTCGAAGACCAGGCCGCGGCGGCGCACGTACTCGAGGTCGAGCTCGAGCCGTTCGTCGGCGGTGGTCGTGGACCGCCCGGAGATCTGCCACAGCCCGGTGATGCCCGGGGCCACCCGTAGCCGCTCGTCGCCGGCCGCGCCGAGCGCCTCGACCTCGGCCGCGATGAGCGGACGTGGGCCGACGAGCGACATCTGGCCGGTGACCACGTTGAGGAGCTGGGGCAGCTCGTCGACGGAGGTCTTCCGGAGGAAGGAGCCCAGGCGCGTGATGCGCGGGTCGTGCGCGATCTTCACGAACGGGCCCGCGTCGTAGACGTTGCCGGCGGCGGACAGCTCACGGAGGCGGGCCTCCGCGTCGCTGACCATCGTGCGGAACTTCCACATACGGAAAGACCGCCCGTGCTCGCCGACCCGGGTGTGCCGGAAGAAGACCGGCCCGCTGGAGTCGAGCTTGATGAGGACCGCCACCACCACGAAGGGGACAGCGAGCATCACCAACGCCACGGAGGCGAAGAGAACGTCGAGGATCCGTTTGGCCACGCGTTCGAGACGCGGTGCCACCGGAAGTGGACGTGCTGCGACCGGGTATGCCGGCCGCGAAACGAGGTCGTCGATAAACGCCACGATGAGCTCCCCCTGCAAGAGCGAAGTCGCGGAAAAGGCCATAGTGACCGAGGCCCACGCCATTGCGCAACTGGCCGAACGGGCCATGTGGACGACGCGCGGGACTCGGGCCCGAACGGCCCTGAAGCTGTCGGTTCTCAGGACAGCCGGAGGGCGCTCGTGATACACCCGGGGCGAGGTCGGTCACGAAGGTGCATGAAAACCTCTGCCGGGCAGGGTATTCCATCCGCCGCGGAACGCCGCTGCGAAGAGTGGGCGCGCCTCAGGAGAGGAGCCGCAGGGCGAGATCCTCGCCCTCGCCGACCATCCGCCGGGCGTGCGCCAGGTCATCGCCGTTGCGTTGCCTCACAGGAGAGGCGAGGTTCTCGGCGAGCAGCCGCAGGGTCAGGTGCCGGACCAGGACGGCCACGTGGGGGTGCCCCGACGTGGGCACCGACCCCTCGATGCGCCGCAGCGCCACCGCGCGGTCGGCCGGGTCGGTGAGCGTCGACCACAGCCGCACGTGGTCGGTCCAGCGGGGATGCCCGCCCAGGAACTCCCAGTCGATGACGAGCACGTCGGCCCCGTCGGCGAGGACGTTGCGGCGGTAGAGGTCGCCGTGGCCCGGCACCCGGTCGGCGAGCCCCGCGGCCGCCGCTCGTGCCGCCCGGAACCTCGGGATCGGCAGTCCGCCGGCCACCGAGCGCACGACCCGCACGGCCAGCGTCCGACGGTCGGCCCGCCAGGTCGAGGGCGCCTCGGCCGGCAGCGGCGCGGGGCAGGCGGCGATGCGGTCGGCGGCGTCGAGAGCGGCGCCCACGGCCTCGGCCCCCCGGCACGAGGTACCCGGCGCGCGGGCCCCCACCAGCCACGAGCCGTCCGGCGCGGCGCCGTGCACCGCGGGCACCGGCACGCCGGCGGCCGTGGCCCAGCGTCGGCCGTCGACCTCGAGCCGGACCAGGCGCCGCCCGGCCTCGGAGGCGGCGAGGTCGACGACGAGGGTGTCGTCGACCCACCGGCGCACGGGGCGGGGGGGCCCCGGCTTCACGGCCTCGGACAGGGCGTCGGGATCGGCACCGGCGGCCCGGACCGCGGCGCGCACCGGCTCAGGGAGCATCCGGGCAGACCCGTGACGCGACACAGCGCAGGGCGGCCCAGGCGGGCTTGCGCGAGCCGTCGGCCCGCAGCAGCCCGAAGCCGTCCTGGTGCACGTCGCCGAGCGCGGTGTCGCGGGCGGTGTACCAGAACCAGCCCTTCACCTGGGGGTACCGGCGCGCGACGATGCGCACGGAGTCGTAGAGGAAGCGCGCCTGCTCGGCCTCACTCACCCCCAGGGCCCAGACGGGCGCGTCGGCGGCGTTCTCGTGGCTCGACCAGCCCACCTCGGTGAGCCAGATGGGCACCTTCGCCTCGCCGTGGGCGCGCATGACGACCACGAGCTCGTCGAGGTTGAGGAAGCGGTAGCGCGTGCCGTCGGCGGCCGTGCCGGGCGAGAGGTCGCCGGGGCTCGGGTAGGGGTGCACGGCCATCACGTCGTAGGAGCCCTTGGCGCCGGCGGCGTACAGCTGCTCGACCCAGTCGATGTCGACGTACTCGAGCCCGCCGACGACGACCGGGGCGTCGGGGTCGGCGATCTTCACGGCCGGGTAGGCGGCCCTGAGCAGCGAGGCGTAGGCCCGGGCGTCGGGCGGGTTCCAGAACCGCTTGCCGTTGGGCTCGTTCCAGATCTCGTAGGCGTCGACGTCGGCACCCCAGCGCTCGGCCATCCAGCGGAGGGCGCGGGCGAAGGCGTGCGGGTCGGGATGCGCGGCCTTGCCGCCGCCGTCGGTGGCCCACGGGGGCGCCCAGTAGACCTCGAGCAGCACCTTCAGGCCCTGGGCCCGGGCGATCCGGATGGCCTCGTCGACCCGCGGCACCCCCCATCCCATGTCCCAGCGGTTCGGGCCGTCCGGCTGGAGGGAGGCCCAAGCGACGTCGAGGCGCACCCAGCCGGCGCCGGTCGCCGCCACGCCTTCGGCCATCTGCTCGCGGTCGGCGGTCTGCACCCCGTCGAAGAGCGCGGTGTACTGCACGCCGATGACGGGCGGCGTGCCGTCGATGGGGCGCATCGGCCCGCTGCTGGTCGGGCCGGACGTGATGCGGGTACCTCCGGTGCCGGTGACCGAGACCACGCCCGCGACGCCGAGCACCACGGCCAGCGCGACGGCGATGGCGGCCACGTGACGGTGCCTCACGAGGCGGGCACGCGGACCCGGGTCACGGGAACCCGGTCGACCGCGGCGGGCAGTCCCTCGGTGGTCGCGAGGAGCGCCGTACCGGCGGTGTCGTAGGCGATCGCCTCGCCCTGCCGGCTCTCGGGCAGCGCCACCCGGCGCGGCGTCCCGCCGACCAGCGCCTCCGCGATGTCGCCGTCGGGGACGTCGTACTCCCACGCGGCGGCATACGTGCGCAGCACGACGAACACGCCCGAGCGTGCGACCGCCGCGCCCGTGACGAGCCGCGCGGCCGTGCCTCCGGCGCCCGTGGGGTCGACGTCGACCGTGCCGCGCCGCACGAGCGGGATGGTGGCGCCGTCGACCAGTGGCGTGTCGGTGGCGAAGACCGTCGCGGGACCGAACCCGACCTTCGTGACGACGACGGCCCGGCCGTCACTACCGATGAGGACCGCCTCGGCGTCGTAGGTGCCGCTCGGGTAGTCGAGCACGACGCGCCGCACGTCGTCGGTGCCCGGCACCCAGCCCACGAGCTGCACCCCGGAGCGCGAGGCCCGGTTGCCCCCGACATCGGCCAGCCAGAGGCGCCCCTCGGGCCCGAGCACCAGGTCCTCGACGTCGGAGAGCACGACGCCCCTCTTCTTGAGGACCGGGGCCAGGTCGAAGGTGGCGGCGACGCGGCACCGGTCGTCGAGCCGGTAGACCACGGCTCCGCGGTCGTCGACCACCCAGAGCTGGTCGTCGGTGACGGCCATGCCGCTGATGCCGCCCAGCCGCGCGTCGGTGACCGAGCACAGCGGGGCGCCCGCGCCGTAGGTGGTGCGCACGACCGTGGCGGGGTCGGCGGCGCCGCTGGTGAGGCCCACGTCCACGAGGACACCGACGGCGACGAGCAGCGCCACGGCAGCGGCGACGGCGACGCGCATCTGGATCTCCTCGACGGACGGGCCACGCCGACCGGGCCGGACGGCCGGGGCTGGCGACGAAAGGGCCATCGTCCACGAAACGAACAACGGCGCAGACGGCAGGCCCTACCGTGTCATCGTAACGACCTGCCGACGTGGGCCGCAGGGGTCCGATGCCCGGCGGTCAAGAAGGGGACCCCATCATGGTGCGCCGCCGCATCCTCACGAGCGCCGCTGTCGGTCTGCTCCTCGCCCTCGTCGTGGCCATCGTCGGCCAGGTGTACGCCGCCGGGCTCCCCGACCAGTACACGGCCCAGTCGGTCGTGCTGTTCGGCTCGCGCCCGACCGAGAACGGCAGCATCGCGAGCTCGGACTCGGTCCAGGCGGCCGCGGCCGGCTACGTCGCGTACCTGTCGGCGCCGTCGACGCTGCGTGAGGTGGCCGACGGGATCGGCGAGTCCCCAGCGGTCCTCAAGGACGGCCTCACCGTCACCCAGCTGCCGG
Proteins encoded in this window:
- a CDS encoding glycosyltransferase, with protein sequence MPSDRAPRVLHVSQPVTAGVAVAVTGYTRMLAERGWDVVVASPLGGDLPYTAREAGGRWTRWDATRSPGRSAVAEARALSAVVRRERPDLVHLHSSKAGLAGRLLRLDVPTVFTPHAWSWHGAEGVVSRAARSWERLAVGRTDALLLCGDDEAVEGVDAGVEATRSEVLGNVIDPRDLPPSDRAAARDALGVAHRDPVVVCAARLSHQKGQDVLFEAWARAGRPGVLVLVGALKGAPALVDQLPPGTTVVIPASRRDVLLWCAAADVVVAPSRYEGMSLGVLEAAAMGAPVVATDVGGMRQALAGTPATFVRPEDPAALAAALTGAVEARAELAETAARAAVVLRARLAHDWSAGAQRLDALYRDLTGLPAAVEAHLPVAPATTDQLPAHVPGSHRGAPLAAPREHDRARPPAVRHHSPAVVGNIPVGGSR
- a CDS encoding sugar transferase, which produces MAKRILDVLFASVALVMLAVPFVVVAVLIKLDSSGPVFFRHTRVGEHGRSFRMWKFRTMVSDAEARLRELSAAGNVYDAGPFVKIAHDPRITRLGSFLRKTSVDELPQLLNVVTGQMSLVGPRPLIAAEVEALGAAGDERLRVAPGITGLWQISGRSTTTADERLELDLEYVRRRGLVFDLRILLLTIPAVLWGRGAM
- a CDS encoding phosphotransferase, whose protein sequence is MLPEPVRAAVRAAGADPDALSEAVKPGPPRPVRRWVDDTLVVDLAASEAGRRLVRLEVDGRRWATAAGVPVPAVHGAAPDGSWLVGARAPGTSCRGAEAVGAALDAADRIAACPAPLPAEAPSTWRADRRTLAVRVVRSVAGGLPIPRFRAARAAAAGLADRVPGHGDLYRRNVLADGADVLVIDWEFLGGHPRWTDHVRLWSTLTDPADRAVALRRIEGSVPTSGHPHVAVLVRHLTLRLLAENLASPVRQRNGDDLAHARRMVGEGEDLALRLLS
- a CDS encoding cellulase family glycosylhydrolase; this encodes MAAIAVALAVVLGVAGVVSVTGTGGTRITSGPTSSGPMRPIDGTPPVIGVQYTALFDGVQTADREQMAEGVAATGAGWVRLDVAWASLQPDGPNRWDMGWGVPRVDEAIRIARAQGLKVLLEVYWAPPWATDGGGKAAHPDPHAFARALRWMAERWGADVDAYEIWNEPNGKRFWNPPDARAYASLLRAAYPAVKIADPDAPVVVGGLEYVDIDWVEQLYAAGAKGSYDVMAVHPYPSPGDLSPGTAADGTRYRFLNLDELVVVMRAHGEAKVPIWLTEVGWSSHENAADAPVWALGVSEAEQARFLYDSVRIVARRYPQVKGWFWYTARDTALGDVHQDGFGLLRADGSRKPAWAALRCVASRVCPDAP